One region of Pseudoalteromonas galatheae genomic DNA includes:
- a CDS encoding DUF2066 domain-containing protein, with protein MDIMIIRLILIALFCFAMTAKAVEVQNLYEASLSVNDKSRATRAQASQQALLKVLQKLTGKADDFSHPSIQASLKRISDYMLRYEYYDRQGVTKIKVEFEPGKVEDLVREAGLPLWGNRRPMVAIWMVIEDNFRREFVTQESYPQLERLIYDTADEWGVPVVVPLMDLEDRSNVSIAEVWGNFSNEVEEASLRYEAERVITARLFQPAHTNSWQLDWRYTDAEYFEPEQYVGDKQQVIIDMVNQLSSTLAQKYVIDPNLTLEAHRTEIVVEQLRSFSDVEMAKRRLLSMSTVVDVDVIYRAKTAVKFAIEHTSSTTDLRKTIALEQSFKAYEDPRAYYQIADENNLKYNWVGK; from the coding sequence ATGGACATTATGATCATCAGGCTGATCCTTATTGCACTGTTTTGTTTTGCCATGACGGCAAAAGCAGTAGAAGTTCAAAATTTATATGAAGCCTCGCTGAGTGTTAACGACAAATCTCGCGCAACACGAGCGCAAGCGAGCCAACAGGCATTATTAAAAGTGTTGCAAAAGCTCACGGGTAAAGCCGATGATTTTTCTCACCCTTCTATCCAAGCGAGCCTTAAGCGTATTTCAGATTACATGCTGAGGTATGAATATTATGATCGACAAGGTGTAACTAAAATAAAGGTGGAGTTTGAGCCTGGTAAGGTCGAAGATTTGGTTAGAGAAGCTGGCTTACCGCTTTGGGGCAACCGCCGTCCTATGGTCGCGATATGGATGGTGATTGAAGATAACTTCCGCCGAGAGTTTGTTACGCAAGAAAGCTACCCTCAACTCGAACGCTTGATTTATGACACAGCAGACGAATGGGGTGTGCCAGTCGTCGTCCCTTTGATGGATCTTGAAGATCGCAGCAATGTGAGTATCGCAGAGGTATGGGGAAACTTTTCTAACGAAGTTGAGGAAGCGTCATTGCGTTATGAGGCGGAGCGCGTTATCACTGCACGTTTGTTTCAGCCTGCCCATACAAATTCTTGGCAGTTAGACTGGCGCTACACTGATGCCGAATATTTTGAGCCTGAGCAATATGTTGGTGACAAGCAGCAAGTTATCATTGATATGGTGAATCAGCTATCTAGTACCTTAGCTCAGAAGTATGTTATCGATCCTAATCTTACTTTAGAGGCCCATCGAACTGAAATTGTCGTCGAGCAATTACGGTCATTTTCGGATGTAGAAATGGCTAAGCGTCGTTTGCTATCCATGAGTACGGTGGTGGATGTCGATGTGATCTACCGTGCGAAAACAGCGGTGAAGTTTGCAATTGAACATACCTCAAGCACAACAGACTTGCGTAAAACGATTGCATTGGAGCAAAGCTTTAAGGCGTATGAAGACCCAAGAGCTTATTATCAAATTGCAGACGAAAATAACCTTAAATACAATTGGGTGGGCAAATAG
- a CDS encoding VOC family protein: protein MKYLHTMVRVRDLNESMKFYCELLGLVEVKRYDSEQGRFSLVYLAAPDQVEQAQQSFSPTIELTYNWDPEEYTGGRNFGHLAFAVENIYALCQKLQDAGVVINRPPRCGHMAFVKSPDGISIELLQQGDALPPAEPWQSMDNTGSW from the coding sequence ATGAAATACTTACACACTATGGTGCGAGTCCGTGACCTTAATGAGTCAATGAAGTTTTATTGCGAGCTATTGGGCCTCGTTGAAGTGAAACGTTATGACAGTGAGCAAGGTCGCTTTAGTCTGGTTTATCTTGCCGCCCCTGATCAAGTTGAACAAGCGCAGCAAAGCTTTTCTCCTACTATCGAACTTACCTATAATTGGGATCCGGAAGAATACACGGGGGGACGAAATTTTGGTCACTTGGCCTTTGCCGTAGAGAACATTTATGCACTTTGCCAAAAACTGCAAGATGCCGGAGTCGTGATCAACAGACCACCGCGCTGTGGCCATATGGCATTTGTAAAATCTCCAGATGGAATTTCTATCGAGTTACTGCAGCAAGGTGATGCATTGCCTCCAGCTGAGCCTTGGCAGTCAATGGACAACACTGGCAGTTGGTAA
- a CDS encoding collagenase gives MMKITKLTLALSAITAINSANAHQESQRLFKPLNASVQVETNISHGHEHKALNDRAPVAHTPTRSVPLLSAKHTPLLQAMAVSEREAIAACDLNSLASASSSQIVTEIKQQGTSCINALFSADSSIQTQVFTSDKMYAAAQNAKSLSQSYTGNGSADLEALYLFIRAGFYVEFYNDQVTFATWVKPAVKDALDAFVSNSHFYDDNDAHGKVLGEAITTMDSSELQGHYLPVVKAWLSKWNESYAQKWNMRSAVNGIFTILYRGQWNDNFVALVKNDQQLVSLLGSFTEQTWMVNSDSEYLIINAASELARLKLYNGAAIQESVDTQLTALFSRYNSYGFGDGVWLAAADVATYYADCGQFGICNFDKELETKVLSQQHSCSDTIKIRAQALTTQQLTSACQTMEAEEVRFHTMLETGRLPVADDNNDFLQVNIFNSSADYKKYAKAIFKISTDNGGMYLEGNPSDVNNVANFVAYEASYAKPDHYIWNLEHEYVHYLDGRFDLYGDFNAPTKPIVWWSEGVAEYIANLNDNQAAIDTIKDGSAYTLAEIFSTTYDGFDQDRIYRWGYLGVRFLYEKHFDEVLAMRQETRQANWNAYQARMDRLASQYQSEFVQWCNALATGGQNNAPTSEINGPYSGDVNQAILFSSQGSVDPDGDALTYLWRFGDGSQSNEANPTHRYAQAGEYQISLTVSDPSGLNHTSNTVTTVSATTSNKLQSGVPVTVAGEQDEQVAFSIDVAAGTDKLVIRTSGGNGDADLYVKLGSAPTFSDYDCRPYQSGNEEICEITTPTAGTYYIMLYGYNRFENVQLLGEIVTTSTIADVCQSQGSVSNGRLVAGETICLGSQEPMWFSLENVSGQQSVVIKTAHGSGDLGLEYSNSGWPNGTNVDASSFNQGNQECIEISAQSQYWGYLKVSGAPTGAALKVSYNKGDCQ, from the coding sequence ATTATGAAAATTACAAAACTCACTTTGGCGTTATCTGCGATCACAGCGATAAATTCAGCCAACGCACATCAAGAATCACAGCGACTTTTTAAGCCGCTCAATGCATCGGTTCAAGTGGAAACGAACATATCTCATGGCCATGAGCATAAAGCTTTGAATGATAGAGCACCCGTTGCACACACACCAACAAGAAGCGTGCCGCTGCTATCTGCTAAGCACACACCATTATTGCAAGCGATGGCAGTTAGCGAGAGAGAAGCAATTGCTGCATGTGATTTAAACAGCTTAGCAAGTGCGAGCAGTAGCCAAATTGTTACTGAAATAAAGCAACAGGGCACGAGCTGTATCAATGCTTTATTCTCCGCTGACAGCAGCATCCAAACGCAAGTGTTCACGTCAGATAAAATGTATGCTGCGGCGCAAAATGCTAAGTCGCTTTCGCAAAGCTATACAGGCAACGGCAGTGCCGATCTCGAAGCGCTTTATTTGTTTATTCGCGCTGGCTTTTATGTTGAGTTTTACAATGATCAGGTAACTTTCGCCACTTGGGTTAAGCCTGCGGTGAAAGATGCGTTGGATGCTTTTGTTAGCAATAGCCATTTCTACGACGACAATGATGCCCATGGTAAAGTACTTGGTGAGGCTATTACTACAATGGACTCATCGGAACTACAAGGGCACTATCTGCCTGTCGTAAAAGCATGGTTATCTAAATGGAATGAAAGCTACGCTCAAAAGTGGAATATGCGCAGTGCGGTAAACGGCATTTTCACTATCTTATATCGTGGTCAGTGGAATGATAACTTTGTCGCTTTGGTTAAAAACGATCAACAATTGGTAAGTTTACTGGGGAGCTTTACCGAACAAACTTGGATGGTAAATTCTGACTCTGAATATCTAATCATCAATGCAGCAAGCGAATTGGCTCGACTTAAACTGTACAATGGTGCAGCTATTCAAGAGTCAGTCGACACGCAATTAACTGCTTTATTCTCGCGTTACAACAGTTATGGTTTTGGCGATGGTGTCTGGTTAGCTGCGGCTGATGTCGCGACCTATTATGCTGATTGTGGTCAGTTTGGTATTTGTAATTTTGATAAAGAACTTGAGACAAAAGTACTTTCTCAACAACATAGTTGTAGCGATACAATAAAGATTAGAGCACAAGCGCTTACTACTCAGCAATTGACTTCAGCTTGTCAAACTATGGAAGCGGAAGAAGTGCGATTCCACACCATGCTGGAAACAGGCCGCTTACCGGTTGCCGATGACAACAATGATTTTCTGCAAGTGAATATCTTTAATAGCAGTGCGGACTATAAAAAATATGCCAAAGCCATTTTTAAGATCAGCACCGACAACGGTGGTATGTATTTAGAAGGTAATCCCAGCGATGTAAATAACGTTGCTAATTTCGTTGCATACGAGGCCAGTTATGCAAAGCCGGATCATTACATCTGGAACTTAGAGCATGAATACGTCCATTACCTTGATGGGCGCTTTGATCTTTATGGTGACTTTAATGCACCAACTAAACCTATCGTCTGGTGGAGCGAGGGGGTGGCTGAGTACATTGCAAACCTCAATGATAATCAAGCTGCAATAGACACAATCAAAGATGGTTCAGCATATACGCTTGCCGAAATATTCAGCACCACGTATGACGGTTTTGATCAAGATAGAATTTACCGTTGGGGTTATTTAGGGGTGAGATTCCTGTATGAAAAGCACTTTGATGAAGTGCTCGCAATGCGACAGGAAACGAGACAAGCAAATTGGAATGCGTACCAAGCTCGTATGGACCGACTCGCATCACAGTATCAATCAGAGTTTGTTCAATGGTGTAATGCGCTTGCCACTGGTGGTCAGAATAACGCGCCGACTTCAGAGATTAATGGCCCTTACTCCGGTGACGTCAATCAAGCGATACTATTTTCAAGCCAAGGTAGTGTCGATCCTGATGGCGACGCGCTCACTTATTTGTGGCGCTTTGGTGATGGTAGTCAAAGTAATGAAGCCAATCCCACGCACAGATATGCACAAGCAGGCGAGTATCAAATTAGCTTAACAGTAAGTGACCCTAGCGGATTGAATCACACTAGTAATACAGTGACTACAGTAAGTGCAACGACTTCAAACAAACTACAGTCTGGCGTACCTGTCACAGTTGCTGGCGAGCAAGATGAACAAGTTGCGTTTTCAATTGATGTTGCTGCTGGCACCGATAAGTTAGTCATTCGCACGTCTGGAGGTAACGGTGATGCCGATCTTTACGTTAAGTTAGGGTCGGCGCCAACGTTCAGCGATTATGATTGTAGACCATACCAATCAGGTAACGAAGAGATATGTGAGATCACCACACCTACCGCTGGCACCTATTACATTATGTTGTATGGCTATAACCGCTTCGAAAATGTGCAATTGTTAGGAGAAATCGTAACAACTTCAACAATAGCGGACGTATGTCAGTCGCAGGGCAGTGTCTCTAATGGTAGATTGGTAGCAGGTGAAACGATTTGCCTTGGAAGTCAAGAGCCTATGTGGTTTAGCCTTGAGAACGTAAGTGGTCAACAATCGGTGGTGATCAAAACCGCGCATGGTAGTGGTGATCTTGGTCTGGAATACAGCAATTCAGGGTGGCCGAATGGCACAAATGTGGATGCAAGCTCCTTCAATCAAGGTAATCAGGAGTGCATTGAAATAAGTGCGCAATCTCAATATTGGGGATACCTAAAAGTGTCGGGCGCACCGACGGGAGCTGCGCTGAAAGTCTCTTATAATAAAGGTGATTGTCAGTAA
- the pheS gene encoding phenylalanine--tRNA ligase subunit alpha, whose amino-acid sequence MNLENILAQALEAVEQASEIAHLEEVRINYLGKKGEITGLLKTLGKLAPEERKDAGQVINQAKTQVQDAITVKREALANAALEQKLAAETIDVTLPGRTMPAGGLHPVTRTIERIEQFFGELGFAVKSGPEVEDDFHNFDALNIPEHHPARADHDTFYFNPKLVLRTQTSGVQIRTMEAEQPPLRIISPGRVYRNDYDQTHTPMFHQVEGLMVDTNVSFTELKGILHDFLRNFFEEDMEIRFRPSYFPFTEPSAEVDVKGKNGKWLEVLGCGMVHPNVLRSVGIDPEKYTGFAFGMGVERLTMLRYGVTDLRAFFENDLKFLNQFR is encoded by the coding sequence ATGAATTTAGAAAATATTTTAGCGCAAGCGCTTGAAGCCGTTGAGCAGGCAAGCGAAATTGCGCACCTTGAGGAAGTTAGAATTAACTACCTTGGTAAAAAAGGTGAGATCACAGGTCTTCTTAAAACGCTAGGCAAACTAGCACCAGAAGAGCGTAAAGACGCAGGTCAGGTGATTAACCAAGCGAAGACCCAAGTACAAGATGCGATTACGGTAAAACGTGAAGCGTTAGCCAATGCTGCACTTGAGCAGAAGCTAGCAGCTGAGACAATTGATGTGACGTTGCCGGGTCGTACAATGCCAGCTGGTGGTCTTCACCCAGTTACTCGCACCATTGAGCGTATTGAGCAGTTTTTTGGTGAGCTAGGATTTGCTGTTAAATCTGGCCCAGAGGTTGAAGATGACTTTCATAACTTTGATGCGCTAAATATTCCAGAGCACCACCCTGCGCGTGCCGATCATGATACTTTCTACTTCAATCCTAAATTGGTACTACGTACACAAACCAGTGGCGTTCAGATCCGTACTATGGAAGCTGAGCAGCCACCTTTACGTATTATCTCACCAGGTCGTGTATACCGTAACGATTACGATCAAACACATACGCCAATGTTCCACCAAGTTGAAGGCTTGATGGTAGACACTAACGTAAGCTTTACAGAACTTAAAGGGATTTTGCACGATTTCCTACGCAACTTCTTTGAAGAAGATATGGAAATCCGTTTCCGTCCTTCATACTTTCCGTTTACAGAACCTTCTGCTGAGGTAGATGTAAAAGGTAAAAATGGTAAATGGCTTGAAGTACTAGGCTGCGGCATGGTGCACCCTAACGTATTGCGATCGGTAGGCATTGACCCTGAAAAATACACTGGTTTCGCCTTCGGTATGGGGGTTGAGCGTTTGACGATGTTACGTTACGGCGTAACTGACTTAAGAGCTTTCTTCGAAAACGACTTAAAATTCCTAAACCAATTCAGATAA
- a CDS encoding substrate-binding periplasmic protein — protein sequence MLKQYCIAITTLLMLAFSVKATETQILYIYHDKPPYVIDLESQKGLYFDLAKLINAVQKDVRVEVRFVPRKRLDKQLERQTFQGFILGVNPAWFDDRKKQKYLWSSPLMYDTDEFVSHIDQPFEYYHPSSLYGNQVGAIAGYYYRHLDQGMEQSNIQRVNVNSEEALLEIVLKKRVSIAIVSRSTTEYLIAKNGWKRVFHFSQNPHETYFRAILAPKSSVSDFEALQLVLDSKPFKKQLVKLLKSYHLVY from the coding sequence GTGTTAAAACAGTATTGTATTGCCATTACTACTTTGTTAATGCTGGCCTTTTCAGTGAAAGCCACAGAAACACAAATTCTCTATATATATCACGATAAACCACCCTATGTTATTGATCTAGAGTCCCAAAAAGGCCTCTATTTTGATTTAGCCAAATTAATTAATGCAGTACAAAAAGACGTACGGGTAGAAGTACGGTTTGTACCACGCAAACGCTTAGATAAGCAACTCGAACGACAAACGTTTCAAGGCTTCATATTAGGGGTAAATCCAGCTTGGTTTGATGACCGAAAAAAACAAAAATATTTGTGGAGTAGCCCGTTAATGTATGACACGGACGAATTTGTTTCGCATATAGATCAACCGTTCGAATATTATCACCCCAGCTCTTTGTATGGAAATCAGGTTGGCGCTATTGCTGGATACTATTATCGACACCTAGATCAGGGAATGGAGCAATCCAATATCCAGCGAGTGAACGTAAATTCCGAAGAAGCGCTGTTGGAAATTGTCCTAAAAAAGCGGGTGAGTATTGCGATCGTCAGTCGGTCTACGACAGAATATCTTATTGCTAAAAATGGATGGAAGAGAGTGTTTCACTTTTCACAAAATCCGCACGAAACCTATTTCAGAGCGATATTGGCGCCTAAAAGTTCTGTATCGGACTTTGAGGCGCTACAGCTGGTGCTAGATTCCAAGCCCTTCAAAAAACAACTGGTGAAATTGCTTAAAAGCTATCATCTTGTCTATTGA
- the hda gene encoding DnaA inactivator Hda, translating into MESPRQMALPVTLPDDETFASYFGGEASLEVSHLKNGLARRLTGFQYTYLCGLADSGKSHLLYATCIEAQELGLSTILLSMREVLDFGPLVLDGLDALDVVCIDDVHLVAGDEAWEKALFNFFNRFNEKGKCLVVTADLLPNMLNLSLPDLESRLTWGTTFQIRSMSDDDKAEALVKRAHMRGLELSDECARFLLTRLSRDMRALLDVLDKLDHASMAAQRKLTIPFIKATLKL; encoded by the coding sequence ATGGAATCGCCACGTCAAATGGCGTTGCCAGTGACACTGCCAGATGACGAAACCTTTGCCTCTTATTTTGGTGGCGAAGCGTCATTGGAAGTAAGTCACTTAAAAAATGGCCTTGCCCGTCGTTTAACTGGTTTTCAGTACACTTACCTGTGTGGATTAGCAGACTCTGGCAAGTCGCACTTGCTTTATGCCACGTGCATTGAAGCGCAAGAGCTTGGGCTTTCAACTATCTTATTGTCTATGCGAGAAGTGTTGGATTTTGGTCCGTTAGTGTTAGATGGGCTCGATGCACTGGATGTAGTTTGTATAGACGATGTGCATTTGGTTGCAGGAGATGAAGCGTGGGAAAAAGCCTTATTTAACTTTTTCAATCGTTTTAATGAAAAAGGCAAATGCCTAGTGGTCACTGCCGATCTGTTACCCAACATGCTGAATTTGTCACTGCCAGACTTAGAATCGCGCCTAACCTGGGGAACGACCTTTCAGATCCGCTCGATGAGTGACGATGATAAAGCCGAAGCCTTAGTAAAAAGAGCGCATATGCGTGGCCTTGAACTATCCGATGAATGTGCGCGATTTTTGCTCACGAGATTGAGTCGTGATATGCGTGCGTTACTTGATGTATTGGATAAACTCGATCACGCATCCATGGCTGCGCAAAGAAAGTTAACAATTCCTTTTATAAAAGCCACTTTAAAGCTGTAA